A single Lactuca sativa cultivar Salinas chromosome 8, Lsat_Salinas_v11, whole genome shotgun sequence DNA region contains:
- the LOC111915608 gene encoding dirigent protein 22 — protein sequence MKKEHVMLMLCTIVIAIPLVQSVSEGPKAVQTWFKQELPLKKQKVTNLHFYFHDALAGQGRTAYPVFQSNISFTSITGFGLGFMFDNPMTVGPDPLSRRIGRGQGIAGAAALEKPGFLMNLNFIFTQGRFNGSTLQILGTNPIQNQFREMSVVGGTGVFRLAQGIATYRNETSSTIEYDIVVLHY from the coding sequence ATGAAGAAAGAGCATGTGATGTTGATGCTATGCACAATTGTCATAGCAATCCCATTGGTTCAAAGCGTTTCTGAAGGTCCAAAAGCAGTGCAAACATGGTTTAAGCAGGAGCTCCCACTCAAAAAACAAAAGGTCACAAACCTACATTTTTACTTTCACGACGCACTAGCCGGACAAGGTCGAACTGCATATCCAGTATTCCAATCAAACATCTCCTTCACCAGCATCACCGGATTTGGTCTTGGCTTCATGTTTGACAACCCTATGACTGTTGGGCCGGATCCACTGTCCAGGAGGATTGGTAGGGGCCAAGGGATTGCTGGTGCAGCAGCCTTGGAAAAACCAGGGTTCCTCATGAACTTAAACTTTATCTTTACACAAGGGAGGTTCAATGGTAGCACCCTACAGATTCTTGGCACTAACCCTATCCAGAATCAGTTTCGTGAAATGTCTGTTGTTGGTGGTACTGGGGTTTTCCGACTAGCACAGGGGATCGCCACTTATCGTAATGAGACGTCGTCTACTATTGAATATGATATTGTCGTGCTTCATTATTAA